In a single window of the Raphanus sativus cultivar WK10039 unplaced genomic scaffold, ASM80110v3 Scaffold1056, whole genome shotgun sequence genome:
- the LOC108820683 gene encoding uncharacterized protein LOC108820683: protein MNLLKTIHHQSTTKFYRFATTHSFTSSSSSLLSLSPQRPRISLLSTSNRSSFALSSISSTRASFSGNQEDGKREEGDELVYQKTLRLVECAMFAAVTGLVYFLSNSLAIENYFGCFFALPIVISSLRWNIAGGRKTMVATVMLLFILSGPVKALTYFLMHGLLGLAIGSLWRMKASWRLSIFLCTMVRALGLIGYVLTSSFLIRENILAVITINIHASLSYVFTAMGLNLMPSMSLIYMIFGTVLLLNSGFFVLLLHILYSIFLTRLGMKSSLRLPAWLDKAI, encoded by the exons ATGAATCTCCTCAAAACCATTCATCACCAGTCCACCACTAAATTTTACCGTTTTGCCACTACACACTCCTTtacttcctcttcctcttctctgcTGTCACTCTCTCCACAAAGACCCAGAATCTCTCTCCTTTCCACCTCCAACCGAAGCTCCTTCGCACTCTCGAGCATCTCCAGCACCAGAGCTTCGTTCTCAGGTAACCAAGAGGAtgggaagagagaagagggagaTGAATTGGTTTACCAGAAGACGCTGAGACTGGTGGAGTGCGCCATGTTCGCTGCTGTCACCGGCCTCGTTTACTTCCTCAGCAACTCTCTCGCCATCGAG AACTACTTTGGGTGTTTCTTTGCATTGCCAATAGTGATCTCTTCGTTAAGATGGAACATCGCAGGCGGCAGGAAGACAATG gttGCTACTGTCATGCTCTTGTTCATATTATCAGGTCCGGTCAAAGCTTTAACTTACTTT CTTATGCATGGTCTTCTGGGGCTTGCCATTGGTTCATTGTGGAG GATGAAGGCAAGCTGGCGTCTCTCCATTTTCTTGTGCACAATG GTCCGAGCATTGGGTCTCATAGGATATGTTTTGACATCATCCTTCTTAATAAGAGAAAACATTCTTGCTGTG ATCACAATCAACATCCACGCCTCACTCTCTTATGTTTTCACCGCCATGGGCCTGAACCTAATGCCTTCCATGAGCCTCATCTATATGATATTCGGAACAGTG CTGTTGCTAAACAGTGGATTCTTTGTGCTGTTGCTGCATATCCTCTACTCAATCTTCCTCACAAGACTTGGGATGAAATCTTCGTTGAGGTTACCTGCCTGGTTAGACAAAGCAATATGA